One genomic segment of Belonocnema kinseyi isolate 2016_QV_RU_SX_M_011 chromosome 2, B_treatae_v1, whole genome shotgun sequence includes these proteins:
- the LOC117167220 gene encoding inositol-tetrakisphosphate 1-kinase-like: MCGEKVIGYWISERKRQKFNWSDFHNVCKKEGFTLKMIDVNSNLESQGPIHVFLHKLTDVLAHAESGDKNAKEIVTRVQGYIRKHPELIVIDPLENIRNLCNRHLSYEIIRDGMQYNDVFVPNSVEIRTSNKEEILSLLKTNGIRFPCVCKPLLAHGSSDAHKMMIIFNENGLKDCQLPCVTQNFVNHNATLYKVFIVDDHFYVVERPSLKNFYQRDCSLLDTIFFSSHDISKSGSNSKWSIISEEDAHLSTKPKYEILEKIVKQIVKIFGLILVGVDVVIENHTEKYAIIDVNVFPGYDGYPHFFEHLVDSIKKRIKAKKCYKQNFKEPCLKKCLSDDLDSGFESDERKKLLMTWK, encoded by the exons atgtgcGGTGAAAAAGTCATCGGTTACTGGATCTCTGAAAGAAAGCGCCAAAAGTTTAATTGGTCAGATTTTCATAATGTTTGTAAGAAGGAAGGTTTTACGTTGAAAATG ATTGATGTCAACTCAAACCTTGAATCTCAAGGTCCAATTCATGTTTTTCTACACAAACTGACAGATGTACTTGCACACGCGGAAAGTGGAGATAAAAAT gcCAAAGAAATTGTAACACGGGTGCAAGGATATATTCGCAAACATCCAGAACTAATAGTTATAGACCCTTTGGAGAATATTAGGAATTTATGCAACCGACATTTATCGTATGAAATTATACGAGACGGAATGCAATATAATg ACGTATTCGTTCCAAATTCTGTGGAAATCAGAACTAGCAACAAGGAGGAAATACTATCTTTGCTGAAAACGAATGGAATAAGATTTCCCTGTGTTTGTAAGCCCCTCCTTGCGCATGGATCGAGTGATGCTCATAAG atGATGATCATTTTCAACGAGAATGGTCTGAAAGATTGTCAGCTACCTTGCGTTACTCAAAACTTCGTTAATCATAATGCTACTTTATACAAAGTATTCATTGTCGATGACCATTTTTACGTTGTCGAACGAcctagtttaaaaaacttttatcaaaGGGATTGTTCTTTACTCGACACAATTTTCTTCAGCTCGCATGATATTTCAAAAAGTGGTTCGAATTCCAAGTGGTCTATTATATCTGAGGAAGATGCACATCTTAGCACAAAACCAAAATACGAAATCCTCGAAAAAATTGTCAAGCAGATTGTAAAAATTTTCGGCCTCATTTTAGTCGGTGTAGATGTCGTTATTGAAAATCACACCGAAAAATATGCAATAATTGACGTTAATGTTTTCCCTGGGTATGATGGATATCCACATTTTTTCGAACATCTAGTCGACAGTATTAAAAAGCGTATCAAGGCGAAGAAATGTTataaacagaattttaaagaacCATGCTTAAAAAAGTGTCTCAGCGATGATCTCGATTCTGGATTCGAAAGCGacgagagaaaaaaattgttaatgacaTGGAAATAG
- the LOC117167874 gene encoding N-alpha-acetyltransferase 30-like: MDSSEGATMTDTTKVPATAATKAKLKVGKSNSVADIATLDIKSRLSLENAEVCDKPQTNGLHQVNGVCDSPQRNTESTASVDQPQGMETSHVNLNQPEKTEGTSTENSDSDIQYVSYTSELQMPDIMKLIQKDLSEPYSIYTYRYFIHNWPKLCFLAMHENECVGAIVCKLDIHRKVIKRGYIAMLAVDVKFRKRKIGSNLVRRAIRAMVEDDADEVVLETEITNRPALRLYENLGFVRDKRLFRYYLNGVDALRLKLWLR, translated from the exons ATGGATTCTTCGGAGGGTGCCACGATGACGGATACGACGAAAGTACCTGCGACAGCGGCAACAAAGGCGAAACTCAAAGTTGGTAAAAGTAATTCGGTGGCTGACATTGCCACCTTAGATATTAAATCACGACTTAGTTTGGAAAATGCCGAGGTCTGCGATAAACCACAAACCAACGGGTTGCACCAGGTGAACGGTGTTTGCGACTCGCCCCAAAGAAACACGGAATCAACTGCCTCCGTGGATCAACCACAAGGGATGGAAACTAGTCATGTAAATTTAAATCAACCTG aaaaaactgaaggtacATCGACAGAGAATAGCGATAGTGACATCCAATACGTGAGCTATACGAGCGAACTGCAAATGCCGGAcataatgaaattaattcaaaaggatttgagtGAACCATATTCAATTTATACCTATAGATATTTCATTCATAATTGGCCAAAATTATGCTTCTTG GCGATGCACGAAAATGAATGCGTAGGTGCGATTGTTTGCAAACTGGACATCCACAGAAAGGTGATAAAACGTGGCTATATCGCGATGTTGGCAGTGGACGTGAAATTCAGGAAACGCAAGATCGGCTCGAATTTGGTGAGACGTGCAATCCGAGCGATGGTTGAAGACGATGCGGACGAAGTTGTTTTAGAGACTGAAATCACGAATCGGCCTGCGTTGCGATTGTATGAAAACCTTGGCTTCGTGCGTGACAAGCGACTCTTTCGATATTATTTAAACGGTGTCGATGCCTTGCGACTGAAGTTGTGGCTCAGGTGA
- the LOC117167219 gene encoding protein crooked neck: protein MEKPQKMPKVAKVKNKAPAEIQITAEQLLREAKERDLEILPPPPKQKISDPHELADYQHRKRKVFEDNIRKNRIVISNWLKYASWEESQNEIRRARSIYERALDVDHRNVTLWLKYTEMEMRHRQVNFARNLWDRAVTILPRVSQFWYKYTYMEEMLENIAGARQVFERWMEWEPDEQAWQTYINFELRYKEIQRARDIYERFVMVHPDVKHWIKYARFEENHGFISGARQVYERAVTFFGDESLDEYLVIAFARFEEGQREHDRVRVIYKYALENLSKDRTQAIYKAYTIHEKKYGDRSGIEDVIVSKRKHQYEQEVKENPSNYDAWFDYLRLVESEGNVEVVRETYERAIANVPPTSDKQFWKRYIYLWINYALYEELECEDIERCREVYNVCLNLIPHKKFTFSKIWLYYAQFEIRQKNLTVARKHLGMALGICPRNKLYRGYIDLEIQLREFDRCRILYQKFLEFGPENCTTWMKFAELETLLGDIDRARAIYELAIAQPVLEMPDILWKAYIDFERAQDEPEKARQLFERLLERTLHVKVWVSYAKFEMSNPIKEDGLNNVSLARRIFERGNIALRDNGNKESRALLLEAWRDFENSHGDEGSRGKIMEKMPRRVKRRRRVVGDDKSDEGWEEVFDFIFPEDESQRPHLKVLASAKAWRQKVALMPEQNLASETSQNAESETSQNAEKSENAESENHNSKSTDDQNTESASDQKLDSES from the exons ATGGAGAAACCGCAGAAAATGCCGAAAGTGGCAAAG GTTAAGAACAAAGCTCCGGCGGAGATACAAATCACAGCGGAACAACTTCTCCGGGAAGCAAAAGAACGAGACCTTGAAATTCTGCCACCG CCTCCTAAGCAGAAGATTTCTGATCCTCACGAATTAGCAGATTATCAGCATCGTAAAAGAAAAGTGTTTGAAGATAATATTaggaaaaatagaattgttatatCTAATTGGCTGAAGTACGCATCGTGGGAGGAAAGTCAAAACGAAATTAGGAGGGCAAG ATCAATTTACGAACGAGCACTAGACGTAGATCACAGAAACGTAACATTATGGCTGAAGTACACCGAAATGGAAATGCGGCACCGGCAGGtgaattttgcaagaaatttatgGGATCGAGCTGTTACAATTTTACCCAGAGTCAGCCAATTCTGGTACAAATATACCTACATGGAGGAAATGTTGGAAAATATTGctg gTGCCCGCCAAGTGTTCGAAAGGTGGATGGAATGGGAACCAGATGAACAGGCTTGGCAGACTTACATAAATTTCGAGCTTCGTTACAAAGAAATTCAGAGAGCGAGGGACATCTACGAGCGATTTGTTATGGTTCATCCGGATGTCAAACACTGGATTAAATACGCGCGTTTTGAAGAAAATCATGGCTTTATAAGTGGAGCTCGTCAGGTTTATGAACGCGCGGTTACATTTTTCGGAGATGAAAGTTTAGATGAATACCTTGTGATTGCTTTTGCCAGGTTTGAAGAAGGTCAACGAGAG cATGATAGAGTCAGGGTGATTTACAAGTATGCTTTGGAAAATCTCTCGAAAGATAGGACACAAGCAATTTATAAGGCGTATACTATTCATGAGAAGAAATATGGAGATCGCTCAg gGATAGAGGATGTGATTGTCAGCAAAAGAAAGCATCAATACGAACAAGAAGTTAAGGAAAATCCTTCTAATTACGATGCTTGGTTCGATTATTTGCGATTAGTGGAATCCGAAGGAAATGTCGAAGTTGTGAGAGAAACTTATGAAAGAGCAATAGCCAACGTTCCACCCACATCG gacAAGCAATTCTGGAAGAGGTATATCTATCTCTGGATTAATTATGCCCTTTACGAGGAATTGGAATGCGAAGACATAGAAAGATGTCGAGAAGTGTACAA CGTCTGTTTGAATCTAATTCCCCACAAGAAGTTTACGTTTTCTAAAATCTGGTTATATTACGCGCAGTTTGAGATTCGCCAAAAGAATTTGACAGTAGCCAGAAAACATTTG GGAATGGCGCTGGGAATATGTCCCAGAAATAAACTTTATCGAGGTTACATCGATTTGGAAATCCAGCTCAGAGAATTTGACAGATGCCGAATTTTGTACCAGAAGTTCCTTGAGTTTGGTCCGGAAAATTGCACAACATGGATGAag TTTGCTGAACTCGAAACTCTCTTGGGAGACATCGATCGTGCTCGTGCTATTTACGAATTGGCTATAGCTCAACCAGT TCTAGAAATGCCCGACATTTTATGGAAAGCTTACATAGATTTTGAAAGAGCACAGGATGAGCCCGAAAAAGCCCGGCAATTGTTCGAGAGATTGCTCGAACGAACTTTACATGTgaag GTGTGGGTATCTTATGCCAAATTCGAAATGAGTAATCCGATCAAGGAAGACGGATTAAATAACGTTAGCCTCGCAAGGAGAATATTTGAAAGAGGCAACATTGCCCTGAGAGATAATGGAAATAAAGAGAGCCGAGCACTACTTCTCGAAGCCTGGAGAGATTTTGAGAATTCGCACGGAGACGAGGGAAGTCGTGGAAAAATAATGGAGAAAATGCCACGTAGAGTGAAGAGGCGCAGACGTGTTGTGGGAGACGACAAG tcCGACGAAGGTTGGGAGGAAGTTTTCGACTTTATTTTCCCAGAGGACGAATCTCAGAGGCCACATTTGAAAGTGTTAGCATCGGCGAAAGCTTGGAGACAAAAAGTTGCGCTCATGCCGGAACAAAATTTAGCCTCCGAAACAAGTCAGAATGCAGAATCCGAAACAAGTCAGAATGCTGAAAAAAGTGAGAAtgctgaatccgaaaatcataattCAAAATCCACAGATGATCAAAACACAGAATCCGCCTCTGACcaaaaattagattctgaaagttga